The following proteins come from a genomic window of Sorghum bicolor cultivar BTx623 chromosome 3, Sorghum_bicolor_NCBIv3, whole genome shotgun sequence:
- the LOC8054365 gene encoding ABC transporter G family member 37, whose translation MTVLHDVSGVVKPRRMTLLLGPPGSGKTTLLLALAGKLDKDLRVSGKVTYNGHGMNEFVPERTAAYISQHDLHIGEMTVRETLAFSARCQGVGTRYEMLTELARREKAANIKPDHDIDVYMKASAMGGQESSIVTDYILKILGLEVCADTVVGNEMMRGISGGQRKRVTTGEMLVGPARALFMDEISTGLDSSTTYQIVNSLRQTIHILGGTAVISLLQPAPETYNLFDDIILLSDGHVVYQGPRENVLEFFEFMGFRCPARKGVADFLQEVTSRKDQGQYWYRQDRPYCFVPVKKFADAFSTFHVGRSIQNELSEPFDRTWSHPAALATSKFGVSRKELLKATIDRELLLMKRNAFMYIFKAVNLTVMSFIVMTTFFRTNMKREESYGGIYMGALFFALDTIMFNGFAELAMTVMKLPVFFKQRDLLFFPAWAYTIPSWILQIPITFLEVGVYVFTTYYVIGFDPSVIRFFKQYLLLLALNQMSSALFRFIAGIGRDMVVSHTFGPLALLAFQTLGGFILARPDVKKWWIWGYWISPLSYAQNAISTNEFLGHSWNKIQNGTTVGIVVLRSRGVFTEAKWYWIGLGALVGYTLLFNLLYTVALAVLSPFTDSHGSMSEEELKEKHASLTGEVIEGHKEKKSRRQDLELSHSVGQNSVHSSVDSSQNRKGMTLPFPPLSLTFNDIRYSVDMPEAMKAQGVTEDRLLLLKGVSGSFRPGVLTALMGVSGAGKTTLMDVLAGRKTGGYIEGDITISGYPKKQETFARISGYCEQNDIHSPHVTVYESLLFSAWLRLPSDVNLETRKMFIEEVMDLVELTSLRGALVGLPGVSGLSTEQRKRLTIAVELVANPSIVFMDEPTSGLDARAAAIVMRTVRNTVNTGRTVVCTIHQPSIDIFEAFDELFLMKRGGEEIYVGPVGQNSSKLIEYFEGIEGISKIKDGYNPATWMLEVTSSSQEEILGVDFSEIYRQSELYQRNKALIEELSTPPSGSIDLNFPTQYSRSFFTQCLACFWKQKKSYWRNPSYTAVRLLFTIVIALMFGTMFWDLGRKTKKQQDLFNAMGSMYAAVIYIGVQNSGSVQPVVVVERTVFYRERAAGMYSAFPYAFGQVAIEFPYIFVQTLLYGVLVYSMIGFEWTVAKFLWYMFFMYFTLLYFTFYGMMAVGLTPNESIAAIISSAFYNIWNLFSGYLIPRPKLPIWWRWYSWACPVAWTLYGLVASQFGDITHPLDDSVTGQSVAQFIEDYFGFRHDFLWVVAVVHVGLTVFFAFLFSFAIMKFNFQKR comes from the exons ATGACCGTCCTCCATGACGTCAGCGGGGTCGTCAAGCCCCGGAGGATGACTCTGCTGCTCGGACCTCCCGGATCAGGCAAGACCACCTTGCTCCTGGCGCTGGCAGGGAAGCTCGACAAGGACCTCAGGGTTTCAGGGAAGGTTACCTACAATGGGCACGGGATGAACGAGTTTGTCCCCGAGAGGACAGCGGCCTACATCAGCCAGCACGATCTCCACATTGGGGAGATGACTGTGAGGGAGACCTTGGCCTTCTCGGCGCGGTGCCAAGGTGTTGGCACTAGATATG AAATGCTGACTGAGTTGGCGAGAAGAGAGAAGGCAGCAAACATCAAGCCAGATCATGATATTGATGTCTATATGAAG GCCTCAGCTATGGGTGGGCAAGAATCCAGTATTGTTACAGACTACATACTGAAG ATATTAGGCTTGGAGGTCTGTGCTGATACGGTGGTAGGAAATGAGATGATGAGGGGTATTTCTGGTGGTCAACGAAAGCGTGTCACAACAG gtgaaatgcttgttggtccaGCAAGAGCTTTGTTCATGGATGAGATATCCACTGGACTGGACAGCTCAACCACATACCAGATTGTGAATTCGCTTAGGCAGACTATCCACATCCTTGGTGGAACTGCAGTCATTTCCTTGCTCCAGCCAGCGCCTGAAACATACAACTTGTTCGATGACATTATACTCCTATCTGATGGGCATGTTGTATACCAGGGCCCCCGTGAAAATGTGCTCGAGTTCTTTGAGTTCATGGGCTTcagatgccctgccagaaaggGTGTTGCTGACTTCTTGCAGGAA GTGACATCAAGGAAAGACCAGGGGCAGTACTGGTATCGGCAGGACAGGCCATACTGTTTTGTGCCTGTGAAGAAATTTGCAGATGCATTCAGTACATTCCACGTGGGCCGGTCCATACAAAATGAACTTTCAGAGCCATTTGATAGGACCTGGAGCCACCCTGCTGCTCTAGCTACTTCAAAGTTTGGTGTCAGCAGGAAGGAGTTGCTCAAAGCCACTATTGACAGGGAGCTTCTACTCATGAAGAGGAATGCATTTATGTACATTTTCAAGGCTGTTAAT CTTACTGTTATGTCGTTTATTGTGATGACCACATTTTTCCGTACCAATATGAAACGAGAAGAATCTTATGGAGGCATCTACATGGGAGCACTCTTCTTTGCCCTCGACACAATCATGTTCAATGGTTTCGCAGAGCTTGCCATGACTGTCATGAAGCTTCCGGTTTTCTTCAAGCAGAGGGATCTTCTCTTCTTTCCTGCATGGGCCTACACCATACCATCATGGATTCTTCAGATCCCTATCACATTTTTGGAAGTTGGGGTTTATGTTTTCACCACATACTATGTCATTGGATTTGATCCCAGTGTGATCAG GTTCTTTAAGCAGTATCTGCTGCTCCTTGCACTCAATCAGATGTCATCTGCTCTTTTCCGCTTCATTGCTGGAATTGGAAGAGACATGGTTGTGTCTCATACCTTTGGCCCCTTAGCGCTGTTGGCTTTTCAAACACTGGGTGGCTTTATACTTGCACGAC CTGATGTGAAGAAATGGTGGATTTGGGGTTACTGGATCTCTCCTCTATCCTATGCACAAAATGCCATTTCAACAAATGAATTTTTGGGGCACAGTTGGAACAAA ATTCAAAATGGAACAACCGTGGGAATTGTTGTTCTTCGAAGTCGCGGTGTCTTTACTGAAGCTAAGTGGTATTGGATTGGGCTCGGTGCCTTGGTTGGATATACTCTCCTCTTCAACCTGCTCTACACTGTAGCTCTTGCGGTTTTGAGTC CATTCACTGATTCCCATGGATCAATGTCTGAAGAGGAATTGAAAGAAAAACATGCCAGCTTAACTGGTGAAGTCATAGAGGGTCATAAGGAAAAGAAATCTAGGAGGCAGGACCTGGAGCTGTCCCACAGCGTTGGCCAAAACTCTGTGCATAGCAGCGTGGATTCTAGTCAGAACAGGAAGGGAATGACACTCCCATTTCCACCATTGTCACTTACCTTTAATGACATAAGATACTCAGTGGACATGCCCGAG GCAATGAAAGCGCAAGGAGTGACAGAAGACCGTTTGCTTCTTTTGAAGGGTGTTAGCGGTTCTTTTAGGCCAGGAGTCCTAACTGCATTGATGGGTGTTAGTGGTGCTGGAAAGACCACCCTTATGGATGTCTTAGCTGGCAGAAAGACTGGGGGCTATATTGAGGGAGATATTACCATATCAGGATATCCAAAGAAGCAAGAGACATTTGCACGCATATCAGGATACTGTGAGCAAAATGATATTCATTCTCCACATGTAACAGTGTATGAATCACTCCTATTTTCTGCATGGCTACGCCTTCCTTCAGATGTCAACTTAGAAACAAGAAAG ATGTTCATTGAGGAGGTCATGGATCTCGTAGAGCTCACATCACTGAGGGGTGCACTTGTTGGGCTTCCTGGAGTGAGTGGTCTGTCAACTGAGCAACGCAAGAGGCTAACTATTGCTGTGGAGCTTGTTGCCAACCCTTCAATTGTTTTCATGGATGAGCCAACCTCCGGCCTTGATGCTCGTGCAGCTGCAATTGTGATGAGGACTGTAAGGAATACTGTCAATACTGGAAGAACTGTCGTTTGCACCATTCACCAGCCAAGCATTGACATATTTGAAGCGTTTGATGAG CTTTTCTTAATGAAGAGAGGTGGAGAAGAGATATATGTTGGTCCAGTGGGCCAGAATTCATCAAAATTGATTGAGTACTTTGAG GGAATCGAAGGTATTAGCAAGATAAAGGATGGATATAACCCAGCCACATGGATGCTGGAAGTGACCTCTAGTTCTCAGGAAGAGATCCTTGGGGTTGATTTTAGTGAAATCTACAGGCAATCAGAATTATACCA AAGGAACAAGGCACTCATAGAGGAGCTGAGCACACCACCTTCTGGCTCTATTGATCTGAATTTCCCTACACAGTACTCCAGATCGTTTTTTACTCAGTGCCTAGCTTGCTTCTGGAAGCAGAAAAAGTCATATTGGAGGAACCCATCCTACACAGCAGTTAGGTTACTGTTCACCATCGTCATTGCACTCATGTTTGGAACCATGTTCTGGGACCTTGGACGAAAAAC TAAAAAACAACAGGATCTGTTCAATGCCATGGGATCCATGTACGCCGCAGTTATATACATTGGAGTGCAGAACTCTGGTTCGGTTCAaccagtggtggtggtggagcgaACAGTCTTCTACCGAGAACGAGCAGCGGGCATGTATTCAGCTTTCCCGTATGCATTTGGACAG GTCGCGATTGAATTTCCCTATATCTTTGTCCAGACTTTGCTATATGGAGTGCTAGTCTATTCAATGATTGGATTTGAGTGGACTGTTGCCAAGTTCCTCTGGTACATGTTCTTCATGTACTTCACACTGCTTTACTTCACGTTCTATGGGATGATGGCGGTTGGCTTGACTCCGAACGAAAGCATAGCAGCCATCATCTCATCGGCATTCTACAACATTTGGAACCTCTTCTCAGGATATCTAATCCCCCGACCT aaACTGCCTATCTGGTGGAGGTGGTACAGCTGGGCCTGCCCAGTCGCATGGACACTCTACGGATTGGTTGCCTCCCAGTTTGGTGACATCACGCATCCGCTCGATGACTCGGTGACAGGCCAGTCCGTGGCGCAGTTTATCGAGGATTACTTCGGCTTCCGTCATGACTTCCTGTGGGTTGTCGCAGTGGTGCACGTTGGGCTGACCGTGTTTTTCGCGTTCCTGTTCAGTTTTGCCATCATGAAGTTCAACTTCCAGAAGAGATGA